A window from Brachyhypopomus gauderio isolate BG-103 chromosome 6, BGAUD_0.2, whole genome shotgun sequence encodes these proteins:
- the heyl gene encoding hairy/enhancer-of-split related with YRPW motif-like protein isoform X1 produces MKRPHDYSSPESDTDELIDVGQEDSYCPVTGSMSPGTTSQILARKKRRGIIEKRRRDRINHSLSELRRLVPSAFEKQISFTSSGQGSSKLEKAEILQMTVDHLKLLHAMGGKGYFDVRALAVDYRTLGFRECVGEVVRYLSSLEGAESSDPIGARLVSHLSHCACELDPLHQSSATLPFPPWLWGSFPQLGCSSSPASASPFPAVSRRDLAPHTAALLAYPSPAVAPLGRQGALLNPTLSSVRRLPSVSSHPHRLPEPCPEGPTGPSPLHSAQAPPTSSSSPSSISASTSSSSTSQPLVSFRPFTALGSPSPRLRGVSSSSKTTQAWGTEIGAF; encoded by the exons GGATGAGCTGATCGATGTTGGACAGGAGGACAGTTACTG CCCTGTCACTGGGTCCATGTCCCCAGGCACTACCTCACAAATTTTAGCCCGCAAGAAGAGAAGAGGG ATAATTGAGAAGCGGCGTCGAGACAGGATAAACCACAGTCTGTCAGAGCTGAGGAGACTTGTGCCCAGTGCCTTTGAGAAACAG ATCTCCTTCACTTCTTCTGGTCAGGGTTCATCTAAGCTGGAGAAGGCTGAGATTCTTCAAATGACAGTGGATCATCTCAAACTGTTGCACGCCATGGGGGGAAAAG GTTACTTTGATGTGCGTGCGCTGGCGGTGGACTACAGAACGCTGGGTTTTCgggagtgtgtaggggaggtggtGAGGTACCTCAGCTCCCTGGAGGGCGCGGAGTCTTCGGACCCCATAGGCGCACGTTTGGTCTCCCACCTGAGTCACTGTGCCTGTGAGCTGGACCCTCTCCACCAGAGCTCAGCTACACTGCCCTTTCCTCCGTGGCTCTGGGGATCGTTCCCCCAGCTCGGCTGCTCCTCTAGCCCAGCCTCCGCTTCCCCCTTCCCTGCCGTGAGCCGCCGAGACCTGGCTCCTCACACCGCCGCCCTTCTGGCCTACCCGTCGCCCGCAGTGGCACCCCTCGGCCGCCAGGGGGCGCTGTTGAACCCCACCCTATCTTCGGTGCGCAGGTTGCCCTCTGTCTCCTCCCACCCTCACAGACTGCCTGAGCCCTGTCCAGAGGGCCCTACAGGTCCCTCACCTTTACACTCTGCACAGGCACCTCCTACtagctcctcctccccctcctctatcTCCGCCTCCACTTCGTCATCCTCCACTAGCCAGCCTCTGGTGTCCTTCAGGCCCTTCACTGCTCTGGGGTCTCCAAGCCCACGGCTAAGGGGCGTGAGCAGCTCCAGTAAGACAACGCAAGCTTGGGGAACAGAGATTGGGGCATTCTGA
- the heyl gene encoding hairy/enhancer-of-split related with YRPW motif-like protein isoform X2, with protein MKRPHDYSSPESDTDELIDVGQEDSYCPVTGSMSPGTTSQILARKKRRGIIEKRRRDRINHSLSELRRLVPSAFEKQGSSKLEKAEILQMTVDHLKLLHAMGGKGYFDVRALAVDYRTLGFRECVGEVVRYLSSLEGAESSDPIGARLVSHLSHCACELDPLHQSSATLPFPPWLWGSFPQLGCSSSPASASPFPAVSRRDLAPHTAALLAYPSPAVAPLGRQGALLNPTLSSVRRLPSVSSHPHRLPEPCPEGPTGPSPLHSAQAPPTSSSSPSSISASTSSSSTSQPLVSFRPFTALGSPSPRLRGVSSSSKTTQAWGTEIGAF; from the exons GGATGAGCTGATCGATGTTGGACAGGAGGACAGTTACTG CCCTGTCACTGGGTCCATGTCCCCAGGCACTACCTCACAAATTTTAGCCCGCAAGAAGAGAAGAGGG ATAATTGAGAAGCGGCGTCGAGACAGGATAAACCACAGTCTGTCAGAGCTGAGGAGACTTGTGCCCAGTGCCTTTGAGAAACAG GGTTCATCTAAGCTGGAGAAGGCTGAGATTCTTCAAATGACAGTGGATCATCTCAAACTGTTGCACGCCATGGGGGGAAAAG GTTACTTTGATGTGCGTGCGCTGGCGGTGGACTACAGAACGCTGGGTTTTCgggagtgtgtaggggaggtggtGAGGTACCTCAGCTCCCTGGAGGGCGCGGAGTCTTCGGACCCCATAGGCGCACGTTTGGTCTCCCACCTGAGTCACTGTGCCTGTGAGCTGGACCCTCTCCACCAGAGCTCAGCTACACTGCCCTTTCCTCCGTGGCTCTGGGGATCGTTCCCCCAGCTCGGCTGCTCCTCTAGCCCAGCCTCCGCTTCCCCCTTCCCTGCCGTGAGCCGCCGAGACCTGGCTCCTCACACCGCCGCCCTTCTGGCCTACCCGTCGCCCGCAGTGGCACCCCTCGGCCGCCAGGGGGCGCTGTTGAACCCCACCCTATCTTCGGTGCGCAGGTTGCCCTCTGTCTCCTCCCACCCTCACAGACTGCCTGAGCCCTGTCCAGAGGGCCCTACAGGTCCCTCACCTTTACACTCTGCACAGGCACCTCCTACtagctcctcctccccctcctctatcTCCGCCTCCACTTCGTCATCCTCCACTAGCCAGCCTCTGGTGTCCTTCAGGCCCTTCACTGCTCTGGGGTCTCCAAGCCCACGGCTAAGGGGCGTGAGCAGCTCCAGTAAGACAACGCAAGCTTGGGGAACAGAGATTGGGGCATTCTGA